TTGTTATTTCCTTTTGGGCTTAAACTAGAGGGGATGAGACCCCTCTGCTCCATGACATCTGTCCTGACACCTAAGTTATGATAACAGTCAATGCTTACTGAAGGCTCACCTGGGTCAGATGCCCTGCTAAGCACTTGACATTGATCATCTCATTTCATGCTTACCACAAGCAGCAGACAGGTGCTATGATCATCATCATTTGTTGGATGAGAACAtcaaggcacagaaaggttaagtagcACGCCCCAGATCCCACTGCTGGGCAGGgagccaggcagtctggctctcCTCGCCATGGTGCCCACAGCTGCCAGGGACGACCCGCCCCAGAGCTGGAGAGAGACACCAGACCCATGGAAGGCAGAGGAGCGGTGGAGAGGAATGGATTCTCATGACAAAACCTGAGCTGCGGGTCCAGCTGTGTCTGAAGCTAGAGTTAGTCACCTTGGGACTTTTGGTTATGAAAACCAGTAAGTCCCCTTCTTTTCTCCTAAATCTGGCTTgaggttttttcttctctttttctgttgcttgcaagGGAAAGAAATCTGATTACTTTACAGTCCTTCTAGGCAAGTACCCCTAACTGATCTTTCATTTACAACTTGCACACAGCAGCTGCTCAGTAAACGCAGACGGACTGCTCTCCCTTCCGGTCCATTCACCGCTGGCTCTGTACCCTGACACCCAACTGTGGCCAGCCCAGAGCCTCTTCCCCTTTAGGCTCCAAGTGAGGCCTCGTTCCCTAGCAACCACCCCAATTAGGCAACCATGCCATTTATCGGGATGCCAATTAATTATAATGATCTTAATGCTCTCCCAATTAGACAGCGCCTTCAATCCGGCTGGGCCAGGGGTGTCTGTAGAATCTCCACCAAGGCCCGTTCCAAGGAGGCCCAGAGAAAGCAGGTCTCAGGGAGGGCCCCCCTTATCTGCAGGTCAGCATTGAGATGCCTCCATTTTCCGCATCCACCCAAGCCTGACACAGAGCACCCTGGCACCACCCCCAGGGCCAGgccagtgagactccatcaccaaCCACAGGAAGGTCTCACCTCTAGGAGAGCTTTCGCCCTCTGGCCCCTGTGCTCTGAGTGGGCTGAAATCTTCATCTCGGTTCCCCTGGCTTTTCCATCAGCTGCATTTGATGTTCCCTTTGCATTCTGACTGGGGAGGGGAGAGTGTGTCTGCtcacaagcagaagaaaaagcacCAGGCAGGCACATGTTTTCCCTGGGGCAAAAAACCCCAAATACAAACCCGGGACTCTCTGTGTGAACAGTGGGGGTTTATGGAAAGTTGAAGGGCAAAGTTTGACTGTCTGAAGGTGTTTTCTTCCCCTGCATATGTGTTTCTTCTACACCTGGGACAAAGGCCAAGGTCATGGAAGAGAGCCCAGTGGTTCCAAGTGGACTCTGGAGCTTGAGGGCcttttgaatcccagctctacctgTGACCAGCTGTAGGCAAGTCACAAtcacctctgtgcctcagtttcctcatctttaataCGGTAACAATTGCAGTACTTACCTCATAGGGTGGATTTAATGAGTGAGATATCAGGGCTTAGATCAATGCCTCAGATCAGGCCTATACAAAACTACTTAAGTGTTATCAATTATCTTAAGTCTGGACTAAACCTCTTAACTACAAGCTGGTCAGAAATGCTGATATTTTTCTCTAGGACAAGGATTCTGGACTCCTTCTGCAGGACTGAAGTCTTAAGATCAGATAATGGCCAAAGCTTGACAGAGTTGGGTGATATTCTGCCTGGTTAACCCAGCTGCCCTCTCGAGGCAGGTCCAAGCAGATAAACTAACCAGTGCCAGAAAAAGTGAGAAGGAAATGTTACGTCCCAAATCAGGTGTGAAACTGCGTATCAACTGGGTTCTCTGGACAGCAGCTGAACTTGAGGACACGCGCATGCACGCACGCACAAACACTGCTATGCTGTCCTCCTCCAAGACCAGACTTTTACAATCAACTCATCATTCTACTCTCAAGTTTGAAATTTTCACATGTTATTAGGGTTTCAGAAAAAGccataaattcaaataaaaaacccAAGAAGTACACACAAAGCTCAAACCCCAAACCCACACTGACTCTCGGCTGTAGCAGTGATGCCAACATCACGGCTTTTATGTACATAAACTTGGCCAGGGAAGGAAGAGGCCTTCATGTACAAAGGTCCAAGATGCCATCCGCCAAGCCCACCACCTTCGCCTTTCAAGCTGCTTATTAGAACGCTAAATTACACACCTGAAAGGCTGTCTGGAtgagttttctcttctctatGATGTGGGACAGGCGAAGCTGGGAGAACATCTCTTATAGGGAAGGGGCCTTCATtctgtcctccccacccccttcctaTACTTAACGATTGGCTCTAATTTAATTAGAACCCTCTGGTGGTTCTGTAATGGGAGGCGGAGGCTCAGTCAAGAAATCCCCTTCACTATTCACTACAAGCTGAAATCCGGAGCGCGCGCAGATCCGGGGTGTCCTCCAGAGAAAGCCCTTCTCACCTGCTCCCTGTCTCCCCCTGAGAACCTGCTCCAGCGCAGCCTCCCCGTCTCTGCACCAAAAGTGGGGGTGGACCCTGTGGGAAACAGGCAGGGGACAGATGGAGGAGCGAGAGGGCGGGAGTCCCAACATGCACAGATGAGCAAATACCCAGATTGAAACGTAAGCTGAATGTAATTACTTGGTTAATTAAATATTGACTTTTAACTCAAAAAGTGATTAAAACAAGCTGCAGGAAGACTGTCCAGAAAAGGGGGCAGGGAATGAATCAAAGCTTtcaaggagggggaggaggagggggtcGTCACAGGCAGGTCTGGCTTGCTCTTCCTACTGTGCGCTGGGCCTACAGCATGCAGGTGGGAAGCTGCGGACCGAGGCCAGTGTGCAAACTAGGATTGCAGGCTTCCCCTTCCGTCTTCCACCCCAAGACGGCATCTCTCTACCCTGCTGCCCTCCAAGTGAACCGGCAGCTTCTGGCGCGCAGGAGCCAGATCCTGTTCAGCCGCGTTTCCCTGGAACAGAACGCGGTGCCTGGCACGAGGGAGTGCTCCAGAAATGCTTGTAGAACGAATGAACGAACTACTATAAGGAATGTTTGTTTGGAAAAGTGCACTCCTAGAATTCACCGCTAGACTTCTGAAACCCCGAGGAGCCCAAGAGCGGAGCATCTCTCCGCCAGGCGATGGAAACTGGTTCTGCCCTGGCCTGGGAGGAAGTCTGCCTTTTCGATCCTGTTTGTCCTTTCGATGTCTGCGAGTTTCCAATCACTCTGAAGATCCGGCCCATTGCTTCCCCGAGTCCTGCCCGGACAAGCCCCACGTGGGCTGGCTTCTAGCCGGTCCCTTGGGTCTAAACCCCAAGGGTCAACAAGGCCATGCCCCTGCGGATGGTGGGCCCAGGCGCGCTTCCCCCGGGGCAGCCTGGGCTCAGTGTGGCGCGTCCGCGGGTCAGGGGCGCGGCGGGAAGTCCTCGCCCAGCCAGCCAGCGGGGTCAAACAGGTCATCCCCCTGCGGCCGGCCGGCGCCGGAGCGTCCCTCCTGCCTGCAGGGTACCACCTCCGCAAGCAGCACTGGGGCCGGAGCCTGCGGTCGGGACCGGCCCGGGCTCACCTGGGCGGCCCTCGCGGCCGCGTTTACGCCGGAGAAGGCTCCGGCCGCCGGGAGCCCCCGCCCGAGCCCCGCGTCCCCTAGCCACCCACCTGACCCCCACGCCCCACTCACCAGCGCGCACGGTCCCGGCGGCCTCACCAGGCGCGGGGCGCCACCGCCTCTGCCGCAGCCCGGCCGGGCCGCGGGGCGCAGGGGACGCCGCGCAGCCGCCGCCGCTGCATCTTCAGGCGAGCGAGgctgctcctcctcctgcctcctccccgccccccagCGCCGCAGCCGCTGCCGCGGCCGCCCCCGGCCCCCGCCCCGCGCCCCGCCCGGACCGCTCTTAAATCGCCCAGCCCGGCCGGCCGCGCTGTCCCAGCCAGCCTCTTGGCACGGCGCTGCTGCCCCCTGCCCGCCGGCCTCCGCGCAGAGGAGGCGGCGCGCTTCGGGGCGGGGAGCGTCGGGCTGGGAGCCGCGGACGGCTGGGGCCCGGGGCGCGGGGAGCCCAGCCGCGGTGCCCTCCTCGAGCCCTCCGCGCGCGAGCGCTTTTACCTCCGGCTCTGGGGACGCGCGGCCCGCGACCTGGCTCTGCCTGTCCCCGGCGCatggccccggccccggccccgaaGTCCAGCTCCGGATGGGGCAGTGGACGCAGAGCTGGGGTCCCGGCGGCTCTCGGCCTCCGGATGCCTCCGGATCCGCCTGGCCGTGCTCTCGGCGCCGAGCGCGCCCCCTCGCCGGGAAACATGGACGCACACTCACCCGACACACTCTCGCTCCCGCTTGCCCTGGCGGAGAGTTGAAACAGATGTGGGATTCGCCCAGGAGCTGGAAGTGAGGGAGGGAAGCGAGCCAGAgccgtgtgtgcatgtgtgtgtgtaacacaCAAACCAGGGGGCATCGCTAATAAATCAAATATCTTGATAAATTCAGGAGGGCCGTCGATCAGTTCCACTTGGCTGGAATCGACGTGAATCTgcctcttttctgctttcttctcctctctcGGAGCTGGAAGGAGCCAAGTGTTTCGCGGGGCGTGCGACAGCCCCGGCCGGGCGCTCCCCTCGTAATGACAcgttaataaatgttttcttttatctgctTTCACAGAACTCGCCCCGGTCTGCAAACACTCGACTGCCTTTGCTGAAAGCCTCGCGCTCGCCTCCAACCACACACATTTGCCATTGGAGAGGCCGGCGCCGGCCGCGACCCGGCAGCTCAATC
This Piliocolobus tephrosceles isolate RC106 unplaced genomic scaffold, ASM277652v3 unscaffolded_32222, whole genome shotgun sequence DNA region includes the following protein-coding sequences:
- the LOC111535724 gene encoding synaptojanin-1 — translated: METGSALAWEEVCLFDPVCPFDVCEFPITLKIRPIASPSPARTSPTLGSVWRVRGSGARREVLAQPASGVKQVIPLRPAGAGASLLPAGYHLRKQHWGRSLRSGPARAHLGGPRGRVYAGEGSGRREPPPEPRRARSRRPHQARGATASAAARPGRGAQGTPRSRRRCIFRRARLLLLLPPPRPPAPQPLPRPPPAPAPRPARTALKSPSPAGRAVPASLLARRCCPLPAGLRAEEAARFGAGSVGLGAADGWGPGRGEPSRGALLEPSARERFYLRLWGRAARDLALPVPGAWPRPRPRSPAPDGAVDAELGSRRLSASGCLRIRLAVLSAPSAPPRRETWTHTHPTHSRSRLPWRRVETDVGFAQELENSPRSANTRLPLLKASRSPPTTHICHWRGRRRPRPGSSIAGQTELPVRAPELPEKLTWAQVKIAAVAQKWPGSSKEKRNRLLPKGEEFDSRGCCLPRFPLSLAPQKRPEGDRPDAGGQRASREPTSSCRKHSRVAC